In the genome of Taurinivorans muris, one region contains:
- a CDS encoding DUF362 domain-containing protein, with protein sequence MKKNEISRRELLKGSAVIAAAAVAAPSLLTALPRHLQAASLENSQKTPLVGSRNVTGIKTEGSRAKVYFTSHIDAEHLIRLYEKINSEIYGKVAIKLHTGEKNGPNILPRDMVQAFQAQIPNSNIVETNTLYEGDRYTTKSHRETLKVNGWTFCPVDIMDEEGDVNLPVRNGLRLKEVAMGGHIINYDSMVVLTHFKGHAMGGFGGSMKNIAIGCASGQTGKRQVHGVSGKVPEDWGAWPAKEPLMELMADSAKATCDYFGKRIVFINVLRNMSVDCDCAGTRAAKPTIPDIGICASTDILAVDQASCDLVFGKPDSENHDLVERIQSRHGLRQLTAMAELKMGNPQYELISID encoded by the coding sequence ATGAAAAAGAACGAAATTTCACGAAGAGAACTGCTTAAAGGTTCCGCCGTAATCGCTGCCGCCGCCGTGGCTGCTCCCTCTTTATTAACCGCGCTTCCTCGGCATCTTCAAGCCGCTTCTCTTGAAAACAGCCAAAAAACACCGCTTGTCGGTTCACGAAACGTTACGGGAATAAAAACGGAAGGCTCCCGTGCAAAAGTATATTTTACTTCCCATATCGACGCGGAACACTTAATCCGTCTTTATGAAAAAATCAATTCCGAAATTTACGGCAAGGTTGCCATAAAACTTCATACCGGTGAAAAAAACGGTCCGAACATTTTGCCCCGTGACATGGTGCAGGCGTTTCAAGCCCAAATTCCCAACAGCAATATAGTGGAAACCAACACTCTCTACGAAGGGGACCGCTATACGACAAAATCCCACCGTGAAACCCTGAAAGTCAACGGCTGGACATTCTGCCCCGTCGACATCATGGATGAAGAAGGCGATGTCAATCTTCCCGTCAGAAATGGTCTTCGCCTCAAAGAAGTAGCCATGGGCGGGCATATCATCAACTACGATTCAATGGTTGTCCTTACCCATTTCAAAGGGCACGCCATGGGCGGATTTGGCGGTTCCATGAAAAATATAGCCATCGGCTGCGCTTCCGGACAAACGGGCAAACGGCAAGTTCACGGCGTTTCCGGAAAAGTGCCTGAAGACTGGGGGGCATGGCCTGCAAAAGAGCCGCTTATGGAACTTATGGCGGATTCGGCAAAAGCGACGTGTGATTATTTTGGAAAACGCATTGTTTTCATCAATGTTTTGCGCAACATGTCCGTTGACTGCGATTGCGCAGGAACAAGAGCCGCAAAACCGACCATTCCGGATATCGGAATTTGCGCTTCAACGGATATTTTAGCTGTTGACCAAGCTTCCTGCGATTTGGTTTTCGGAAAACCGGACTCGGAAAACCACGATCTTGTGGAACGCATCCAAAGCCGCCATGGACTGCGTCAGCTTACGGCAATGGCGGAACTTAAAATGGGCAA
- the tyrS gene encoding tyrosine--tRNA ligase, with protein MSSTFKSVDEQIKIIRRGIVDLISEEDLRKKLARNKPLNIKVGFDPTAPDLHLGHTVVIHKMRHFQELGHNVTFLIGDFTGRIGDPSGRSETRPPLTEEQVIANANTYKEQIFKILDPEKTTVAFNSKWLNALTPSEFLRLMSSCTVARMLERDDFSKRYKEERPISIHEFFYPLAQAYDSVAMQTDVEMGGTDQTFNLLMGRTLQSHYGQEPQCIITVPLLEGLDGIRKMSKSYGNYIGIAEEAKDQFGKAMSISDELMWRYYELLSSKSMEEIEQMKQDVEKGTRHPKTVKEELAFEIVERYHGKDKAEEARQGFNSVFAKGGVPDDAPKYECLEGDESMPVNFLAASGLIKSKSEAKRLVSSNALSVNDEKYTDPYASLAKGEYTIKCGKKGFLLLTVK; from the coding sequence ATGAGTTCAACGTTCAAAAGTGTTGATGAACAAATAAAAATTATCCGCCGCGGCATTGTTGATTTGATCAGCGAAGAGGACCTGCGCAAAAAACTTGCGCGGAACAAACCGCTCAATATCAAAGTCGGTTTCGACCCGACCGCTCCCGATCTCCATTTGGGGCATACCGTTGTCATCCATAAAATGCGTCATTTCCAAGAGCTGGGGCACAATGTGACTTTTTTAATCGGTGATTTCACAGGAAGAATAGGCGACCCCTCCGGACGTTCCGAAACCCGTCCCCCCCTTACCGAAGAACAAGTCATTGCAAACGCAAACACCTATAAAGAACAAATTTTCAAAATTTTGGACCCTGAAAAAACAACTGTCGCTTTTAACTCAAAATGGCTGAACGCCTTAACTCCCTCCGAGTTTTTACGCCTTATGAGCAGCTGCACCGTAGCCCGCATGCTCGAACGTGACGATTTTTCCAAACGGTATAAGGAAGAGCGTCCTATTTCCATTCACGAATTTTTCTATCCTCTCGCTCAGGCGTATGATTCCGTAGCCATGCAGACCGATGTTGAAATGGGCGGCACCGACCAAACGTTCAACCTGCTCATGGGACGCACGCTGCAAAGCCATTACGGGCAAGAACCGCAATGTATCATTACCGTACCTCTCCTGGAAGGCTTGGACGGTATCAGAAAAATGTCCAAATCTTACGGCAACTATATCGGCATTGCCGAAGAAGCCAAAGACCAGTTCGGAAAAGCCATGAGTATTTCCGACGAACTCATGTGGCGTTATTACGAGCTTCTTTCAAGCAAAAGTATGGAAGAAATCGAGCAAATGAAACAGGATGTCGAAAAAGGAACCCGCCACCCAAAAACCGTCAAGGAAGAACTCGCCTTTGAAATTGTGGAACGGTACCACGGCAAAGACAAAGCGGAAGAAGCGCGGCAAGGGTTCAATTCCGTTTTTGCAAAAGGCGGCGTACCCGACGATGCCCCTAAATACGAATGTTTGGAAGGCGACGAAAGCATGCCTGTCAATTTCCTTGCAGCCAGCGGTCTTATAAAATCAAAAAGCGAAGCGAAACGCCTTGTCAGTTCCAACGCTTTGTCCGTCAACGATGAGAAATATACCGACCCTTACGCTTCCCTTGCAAAGGGTGAATATACAATCAAATGCGGCAAAAAAGGGTTTTTGCTTTTGACCGTGAAATAA